A region from the Gossypium hirsutum isolate 1008001.06 chromosome A08, Gossypium_hirsutum_v2.1, whole genome shotgun sequence genome encodes:
- the LOC107929664 gene encoding protein transport protein SEC31 homolog B: MACIKGVNRSASVALAPDAPYMAAGTMAGAVDLSFSSSANLEIFKFDFQSDDLELPVIGECPSSERFNRLAWGKNGSGSDEFSLGLIAGGLVDGSIDLWNPLKLIRSEANDQALVGHLSRHKGPVRGLEFNAIAPNLLASGADDGEICIWDLAAPAQPSHFPPLKGSGSASQGEISYLSWNSKVQHILASTSYNGTTVVWDLKKQKPVISFADSIRRRCSVLQWHPDVATQLVVASDEDGSPTLRLWDMRNIMSPVKEFAGHTRGVIAMAWCPSDSSYLLTCAKDNRTICWDTVTGEAVCELPAGTNWNFDVHWYPKIPGIISASSFDGKIGIYNIEGCSRYGVGDSDFGTVSLRAPKWYKRPVGASFGFGGKVVSFRTRSSGSGTSASSEVFLHNLVAEETLVSRSSEFESVIQSGERSSLRVLCEKKEQESESQDDRETWGFLKVMFEDDGTARTKLLMHLGFSLPEEKDTVQDNISQIVNDITLEDKVAEKVGNEGEKEAARFAVDNGEDFFNNLPSPKADTPVSTSENNFAVSDLTPQEPEGVEESSDPSFDDAVQRALVVGDYKGAVAQCIAANKMADALVIAHVGDPSLWASTCDQYLKMSRSPYLKVVSAMVNNDLMSLVNTRPLKFWKETLALLCTFAQREEWTVLCDTLASKLMAHGNTLAATLCYICAGNIDKTVEIWSRCLTTELDGKSYVDLLQDLMEKTIVLALATGQKRFSASLCKLVEKYAEILASQGLLTTAMEYLKLLGSDDLSPELVILKDRIALSTEPVKEGKSAVFENSHPTGIPGFEPSQHIYPDPAAPQIQPSGPGSAYDENYQRSFSQYGAYAPPPSYLPQAPPANMFVPTQAPHISQTNFAPPPETTQPTVRPFVPSNPPVLRNADQYQQPTSLGSQLYPGAADPTYPAPPGAGSFAPVPSQMGAAPGPRMPQVVAPTPAPRGFMPVTSTSVQRPGMGPMQPPSTTQSASVQPAAAPAAPPPTVQTADTSNVPAHQKPVITTLTRLFNETSQALGGARANPVKKREMEDNSKKIGALFAKLNSGDISKNASDKLIQLCQALDNNDFGTALQIQVLLTTSEWDECNFWLATLKRMIKTRQNVR; the protein is encoded by the exons ATGGCGTGTATAAAAGGGGTGAACAGATCGGCGTCAGTGGCACTGGCGCCGGACGCGCCCTACATGGCTGCTGGGACGATGGCCGGAGCGGTGGATCTATCCTTCAGTTCATCGGCGAATCTCGAGATCTTCAAGTTTGATTTCCAGAGTGACGATCTCGAGCTCCCCGTTATAGGCGAGTGCCCAAGCTCAGAGCGGTTTAACCGCCTAGCTTGGGGCAAGAACGGATCCGGTTCCGATGAGTTTTCTCTCGGACTCATTGCTGGTGGCCTCGTTGATGGTAGCATCGATCTTTGGAATCCTTTAAAATTGATCCG CTCTGAGGCAAATGATCAAGCTCTTGTTGGACATCTTTCAAGGCACAAAGGGCCT GTTCGCGGTCTCGAATTCAATGCAATTGCTCCAAACTTGTTAGCATCTGGGGCAGATGATGGTGAAATTTGCATCTGGGATCTGGCAGCACCTGCACAACCCTCTCATTTTCCGCCTCTTAAG GGTAGCGGTTCTGCTTCTCAAGGTGAAATCTCATATCTGTCTTGGAATAGCAAGGTTCAACACATATTGGCATCAACTTCATACAATGGAACAACTG TTGTTTGGGACTTGAAGAAGCAAAAACCAGTGATAAG TTTTGCAGATTCAATAAGAAGGCGATGTTCTGTTTTGCAGTGGCATCCTGATGTTGCCACTCAACTTGTTGTTGCATCTGATGAAGATGGTTCACCAACGCTTAGA CTTTGGGACATGCGAAATATAATGTCACCAGTGAAGGAGTTTGCAGGGCACACAAGAG GTGTAATTGCAATGGCATGGTGTCCCTCTGACAGCTCTTATTTACTCACATGTGCCAAAGATAATCGGACTATTTGTTGGGATACAGTAACTGGAGAG GCTGTCTGTGAATTGCCTGCAGGTACCAACTGGAACTTTGATGTGCACTGGTATCCGAAGATACCTGGAATAATATCAGCATCTTCATTTGACGGCAAAATTGGCATTTACAATATTGAG GGCTGCAGCCGATATGGTGTTGGGGACAGCGATTTTGGTACAG TGTCTTTGAGAGCTCCTAAATGGTATAAACGTCCTGTTGGGGCATCTTTTGGTTTTGGAGGAAAAGTTGTATCTTTTCGCACTCGGTCATCTGGTTCAGGTACTTCTGCATCATCAGAG GTATTTTTGCATAACTTAGTTGCTGAAGAAACTCTGGTCAGTCGTTCATCTGAATTTGAATCCGTCATACAGAGTGGGGAGAGGTCTTCACTAAGGGTTTTATGTGAAAAGAAAGAACAAGAATCTGA ATCTCAGGATGATCGAGAAACTTGGGGCTTCTTAAAGGTGATGTTTGAAGATGATGGGACAGCAAGGACAAAGTTGCTCATGCATCTTGGTTTTAGTCTGCCCGAAGAAAAAGATACTGTACAAGATAACATCTCTCAGATTGTAAATGATATTACACTTGAGGATAAAGTGGCAGAAAAGGTGGGCAATGAGGGTGAGAAAGAAGCTGCTCGATTTGCAGTTGATAATGGGGAAGACTTCTTCAACAATCTTCCGAGTCCCAAAGCTGATACCCCTGTTTCAACATCTGAAAATAATTTTGCTGTTTCTGATTTAACACCTCAAGAACCAGAAGGAGTGGAGGAAAGCTCAGATCCATCATTTGATGATGCTGTACAACGTGCATTGGTGGTGGGTGATTATAAGGGAGCAGTTGCTCAGTGCATTGCTGCAAATAAAATGGCTGATGCTTTAGTTATTGCTCATGTTGGTGATCCTTCCTTATGGGCTAGCACATGTGATCAGTATCTTAAGATGAGCCGTTCTCCATACCTGAAG GTTGTCTCTGCAATGGTGAACAATGATCTCATGAGCCTTGTCAACACCAGGCCTTTGAAGTTCTGGAAAGAAACACTGGCGCTCCTCTGTACT TTTGCCCAGAGAGAGGAGTGGACTGTACTCTGTGATACGCTTGCTTCCAAACTAATGGCCCATGGGAATACTCTGGCAGCGACTCTCTGTTATATATGTGCAGGGAATATTGATAAAACAGTAGAGATTTGGTCAAGGTGCCTGACAACTGAACTTGATGGCAAATCTTATGTCGATCTTCTCCAG GATTTAATGGAAAAGACCATTGTCCTTGCTTTGGCAACTGGCCAGAAGCGGTTTAGTGCATCCCTATGCAAGCTTGTTGagaaatatgctgaaattttggcCAGTCAAGGACTTTTAACAACAGCAATGGAATACTTAAAACTATTGGGTTCTGATGATCTGTCACCCGAACTAGTGATATTAAAAGATCGTATTGCACTTTCTACTGAACCTG TGAAAGAAGGTAAATCTGCTGTTTTTGAGAACTCTCATCCAACTGGTATACCAGGCTTTGAGCCTTCACAACATATATATCCG GACCCAGCTGCACCACAAATTCAGCCAAGTGGTCCTGGTAGTGCTTATGATGAAAATTATCAGCGATCCTTTTCACAATATGGAGCATATGCACCTCCTCCCTCATATCTACCTCAAGCACCACCTGCCAACATGTTTGTTCCAACCCAAGCTCCTCATATTTCCCAG ACAAATTTTGCTCCTCCACCTGAAACCACTCAGCCTACTGTCAGACCCTTTGTTCCTTCAAATCCTCCTGTTCTAAGAAATGCAGATCAATACCAGCAGCCAACTTCTTTGGGTTCTCAGTTATATCCG GGTGCCGCTGATCCTACTTATCCTGCTCCCCCTGGGGCTGGTTCATTTGCACCTGTCCCATCCCAAATGGGAGCAGCTCCTGGCCCCAGAATGCCACAAGTTGTAGCTCCCACGCCAGCACCTAGGGGATTTATGCCAGTTACTAGCACATCTGTTCAAAGACCTGGTATGGGCCCAATGCAACCACCCAGCACTACACAGTCAGCATCAGTACAGCCGGCTGCAGCGCCTGCTGCTCCTCCACCAACAGTGCAGACTGCTGATACTTCAAATGTACCTG CCCACCAAAAACCTGTAATCACTACCTTAACTAGACTTTTTAATGAGACATCTCAAGCACTGGGAGGTGCACGTGCAAACCCAGTGAAGAAGCGTGAAATGGAAGACAATTCGAAGAAAATAGGCGCCTTATTCGCCAAACTCAATAGTGGAGACATTTCAAAAAATGCTTCTGATAAACTTATTCAGCTCTGCCAGGCTTTGGACAATAATGATTTTGGTACAGCTCTGCAAATCCAG GTTCTTCTCACTACTAGTGAGTGGGATGAGTGCAACTTTTGGCTTGCAACTCTCAAGAGGATGATTAAGACAAGGCAGAATGTTAGATAA